From the Limosilactobacillus panis genome, one window contains:
- a CDS encoding GNAT family N-acetyltransferase, translating into MQKYTRQAKPADLSRIMSIIQDAKSQLKAAGSSQWQGDYPAEDDIATDIKEGHGFVFINGQEIAGYAAVIVGAEPTYQKIDGAWQNDQAPYATIHRICFSSAYQGEGLAKIFMADLLSLQVAQGIINFRIDTSKYNQPMQAVAKRSGFVYRGIIQVTEDKENPERLAYELNLK; encoded by the coding sequence ATGCAAAAGTACACACGTCAGGCCAAGCCGGCCGACTTATCCCGGATAATGTCAATTATTCAAGATGCCAAGAGCCAGCTGAAGGCCGCTGGTAGTTCCCAGTGGCAGGGGGACTATCCTGCTGAAGACGATATTGCCACGGATATCAAGGAGGGACACGGCTTTGTCTTCATCAACGGGCAGGAAATTGCTGGTTATGCGGCGGTGATCGTGGGGGCCGAGCCAACCTACCAGAAAATTGACGGGGCATGGCAAAATGACCAGGCCCCTTATGCCACGATCCACCGCATCTGCTTTAGTTCCGCATACCAGGGGGAAGGGCTGGCGAAGATCTTCATGGCCGACCTCTTAAGCCTGCAGGTTGCCCAGGGGATCATCAATTTCCGAATCGATACGTCGAAGTATAACCAGCCGATGCAAGCCGTTGCCAAGCGTAGCGGTTTTGTTTACCGGGGGATTATCCAGGTCACTGAAGACAAGGAGAACCCTGAACGATTAGCCTATGAATTGAATTTAAAGTAA
- a CDS encoding SDR family NAD(P)-dependent oxidoreductase codes for MINNAQASASGVTLADHTKDQFDLAIYSGLYAAFYYMQACYPYLKENGGSVINFASGAGLFGNYGQCAYAAAKEGIRGMSRVAATEWAKDGVNVNIVCPLAWTAKLEQFKAAFPDAFKANVHVPPMGHFGDAEKEIGRVCVQLASPDFKYMTGETITLEGGLGQRP; via the coding sequence TTGATCAACAATGCCCAGGCGTCCGCTTCCGGCGTCACGTTAGCGGACCACACCAAGGACCAGTTTGACCTGGCAATTTATTCCGGCTTGTACGCGGCTTTCTACTACATGCAGGCCTGTTACCCATACTTGAAGGAAAACGGCGGTTCAGTAATCAACTTTGCCTCCGGTGCCGGCCTCTTCGGCAACTATGGCCAGTGTGCCTACGCCGCCGCAAAGGAGGGGATTCGGGGAATGAGCCGGGTGGCCGCCACTGAATGGGCCAAGGACGGGGTGAACGTCAACATCGTCTGCCCGCTCGCCTGGACTGCCAAACTGGAACAGTTTAAGGCCGCCTTTCCGGATGCCTTTAAGGCTAACGTCCACGTTCCCCCGATGGGCCACTTTGGGGATGCCGAAAAGGAAATCGGCCGGGTTTGCGTCCAACTGGCCTCACCCGATTTTAAATACATGACGGGAGAGACCATCACATTAGAAGGTGGCCTCGGCCAACGACCATAA